One Micropterus dolomieu isolate WLL.071019.BEF.003 ecotype Adirondacks linkage group LG23, ASM2129224v1, whole genome shotgun sequence DNA window includes the following coding sequences:
- the LOC123963937 gene encoding Golgi SNAP receptor complex member 1-like gives MSTTNMAASSNYWEDLRKQARQLENELDLKLVSFSKLCTSYSSSSNRDQRTRDSRSDSVGSPQDNMLVAMTTELEQLLANLSAVNDKMAEYTNSPGASSHNAALMHTLQRHRDILQDYSHEFHKTKSNFFSLREREDLLGSVHRDIESYKSSSGVNNRRTELFLKEHEHLRNSDSLIDSAISIAMATKENITFQRGMLKSIQTRVTTLANRFPAINSLIQKINLRKRRDSLILGGVIGVCTILLMLYTFH, from the exons ATGTCAACAACAAACATGGCAGCCAGCAGCAACTACTGGGAAG ATCTGCGTAAACAGGCCAGACAGCTGGAGAATGAGCTGGACCTCAAGCTGGTCTCTTTCAGTAAACTATGCAccagctacagcagcagcagcaatcgAGACCAGCGGACAAGAGACAGCAG GTCCGATTCTGTTGGCTCACCTCAAGACAATATGCTCGTTGCCATGACTACTGAGCTGGAGCAGCTATTGGCCAAT CTTTCAGCAGTCAATGACAAAATGGCAGAATATACAAACAGTCCGGGAGCTTCGTCACATAACGCAGCATTGATGCACACcttacagagacacagagatatTTTACAG GACTACTCTCACGAGTTCCACAAAACCAAAAGCAACTTCTTCAGCCTGCGAGAGCGAGAGGACCTACTAGGCTCCGTTCACAGAGACATTGA GTCCTATAAGAGCAGCTCGGGAGTGAATAACCGAAGGACTGAGCTCTTCCTGAAGGAACATGAACATCTCAGAAA CTCAGATAGTCTTATTGACAGTGCAATAAG CATCGCCATGGCTACCAAAGAGAACATCACATTTCAGCGTGGGATGTTGAAGTCGATTCAAACCAGGGTCACAACTCTGGCCA ATCGTTTCCCCGCCATCAACAGTCTCATCCAGAAAATCAATCTGCGCAAGAGGCGGGACTCTTTAATTCTAGGCGGCGTGATTGGCGTCTGCACCATACTCCTGATGCTCTACACTTTCCACTGA
- the LOC123963938 gene encoding trafficking regulator of GLUT4 1-like, whose protein sequence is MAINTDTAFGKSALGEREVSNPSDFHDTQKLLSTATTEPSGQSNIKPSDSFSLNIRGSVRSLDSDQNGHRSPLKSGSIGQLAATPKSLSRLSLGPLPSPVPPGSSPPNYLWLAVLSCFCPAVPLNICALWYANVSRSVLHTGDIEGARKYGRLSMLLSCLAMLLGVAIIIFIVLTIESQQ, encoded by the exons ATGGCTATCAACACTGACACTGCCTTTGGGAAAAGCGCCCTCGGCGAGAGGGAAGTTTCCAATCCCAGCGATTTCCATGACACGCAGAAGCTGCTGAGCACCGCGACCACCGAGCCCAGCGGGCAGAGCAACATCAAGCCGTCCGACTCCTTCTCCCTCAACATCAGAGGGAGCGTCCGGTCCCTGGACTCGGACCAGAACGGACACAGATCACCGCTGAAGTCGGGTTCCATCGGGCAGCTGGCGGCCACACCCAAGTCCTTGTCCCGGCTCAGCCTGGGTCCGCTGCCCTCCCCGGTGCCGCCCGGTTCCTCACCCCCGAATTACCTTTGGCTCGCTGTGCTGTCCTGTTTCTGCCCCGCCGTGCCGCTCAACATATGTGCCTTGTGGTATGCAAATGTG TCGAGGTCTGTTCTCCATACAGGAGATATTGAAGGAGCGAGGAAGTATGGGCGCCTGTCTATGCTGCTCAGCTGTCTGGCAATGCTGCTGGGTGTGGCTATCATCATCTTCATAGTTTTAACAATAG aGTCCCAGCAGTGA